Proteins from one Halovivax limisalsi genomic window:
- a CDS encoding citrate synthase — protein MANSVRKGLDGVVADETRLSAIDGDAGELTIAGFPLSELAGNATYEETLFLLYEDRLPTAEELEDFESDLAANRALAPATRAVVQAAGENGQSAMDAARMGLASASLARTDEGEDPERDALLAVAQLPTIVATYWRSRTGADPIEPRTDLSHAGNYLYMLTGDEPTQSEVRGLETYLDTVVDHGFNASAFTGRAIASTESDVISAVTGAVGALKGPLHGGAPGPVLDMLEETHDADDVRRVLEAKLDAGERLMGFGHRVYNVRDPRAAVLSEAAETFYRASDGGDEAFYESAVETERVARDLLSDRRPDLDLDTNVEFYTALVLRGVGIPQALFSATFAVSRIGGWTAHALEQLADNRIVRPRSAYVGEFDRTWTPIDDR, from the coding sequence ATGGCGAATTCAGTACGGAAGGGGCTGGACGGCGTCGTCGCGGACGAGACGCGCCTGAGCGCGATCGACGGGGACGCGGGCGAGTTGACGATCGCCGGCTTCCCGCTGTCCGAGCTGGCGGGGAACGCGACGTACGAGGAGACGCTCTTTCTGCTGTACGAGGATCGGTTGCCGACCGCCGAGGAACTCGAGGATTTCGAGAGTGATCTCGCCGCGAACCGCGCACTCGCGCCGGCTACCCGGGCGGTCGTGCAGGCGGCCGGCGAGAACGGCCAGTCCGCGATGGACGCGGCCCGCATGGGTCTCGCGAGCGCGTCGCTGGCCCGGACCGACGAGGGCGAGGATCCAGAGCGCGACGCGCTGCTCGCGGTCGCCCAGTTGCCGACCATCGTGGCGACGTACTGGCGCTCGCGGACGGGAGCGGACCCGATCGAGCCCAGAACGGATCTCTCGCACGCGGGCAACTACCTCTACATGCTCACCGGGGACGAGCCCACACAGAGCGAGGTCAGGGGACTCGAGACCTACCTCGACACGGTCGTCGATCACGGCTTCAACGCCTCGGCGTTCACCGGGCGCGCGATCGCATCGACCGAATCGGACGTTATCTCCGCGGTGACCGGCGCCGTCGGCGCGCTGAAGGGACCGCTCCACGGCGGTGCACCGGGCCCCGTCCTCGACATGCTCGAAGAGACCCACGACGCCGATGACGTCCGGCGCGTCCTGGAGGCCAAGCTCGACGCCGGCGAGCGACTGATGGGCTTCGGCCACCGGGTGTACAACGTGCGCGATCCCCGGGCGGCCGTCCTCTCCGAGGCCGCCGAGACGTTCTATCGGGCGTCGGACGGCGGCGACGAGGCCTTCTACGAATCGGCCGTCGAGACCGAGCGGGTCGCCCGCGACTTGCTGTCGGACCGCCGCCCGGACCTGGATCTGGATACCAACGTCGAGTTCTACACCGCGCTCGTCCTGCGCGGGGTCGGCATCCCGCAGGCGCTGTTCAGCGCGACGTTCGCCGTCTCCCGAATCGGCGGCTGGACCGCCCACGCGCTCGAACAACTGGCCGACAACCGGATCGTTCGGCCCCGGTCGGCCTACGTCGGCGAATTCGATCGCACCTGGACGCCGATCGACGACCGATAG
- a CDS encoding M24 family metallopeptidase translates to MATRLPASEYERRLDLVRDRIAAADADAGVWFGATSIEYLTGFDHIQTERPVCLAVTPDQNAVAVPRLEVERVDTNPRIDAVHHYRDYPGGRPIETAAEMLAELDVEAVAADADGAPGTMGYQGPALSEFVSVTEQSWVARMRWEKSDAEIDLIRESARWANLAHRYLADDTEVGAHPVTVSQRASTDGSRAMLDALGDEYVPRTRGTGPVHAGYITGPQTRLPHGHTANRRLEAGDVLVTGASATVDGYHSELERTMFLGEPTDEQVHYFELMVAAQDVAIDALGPGVPIADVDEAVQAYAEEQGIDDLLQHHVGHNIGLDGHEPPYIDRGWGEHCEAGYTSYDAADAVMEPGTVWTIEPGLYTDEYGYRHSDTIAVTEDGIEWLTYFPRDLESNTVPVR, encoded by the coding sequence ATGGCTACCCGCCTCCCGGCGTCCGAGTACGAGCGCCGTCTCGATCTGGTTCGCGATCGGATCGCGGCGGCCGACGCCGACGCCGGCGTCTGGTTCGGCGCGACGAGCATCGAGTACCTGACCGGGTTCGACCACATCCAGACGGAGCGGCCGGTCTGTCTGGCCGTGACGCCCGACCAAAACGCGGTCGCGGTCCCGCGACTCGAAGTCGAGCGGGTCGACACGAATCCGCGAATCGACGCGGTGCATCACTACCGCGACTATCCCGGCGGCCGGCCGATCGAGACTGCGGCTGAGATGCTCGCCGAACTCGACGTCGAGGCCGTGGCGGCCGACGCAGACGGCGCCCCGGGGACGATGGGCTACCAGGGGCCGGCCCTGTCCGAGTTCGTCTCCGTCACAGAGCAATCGTGGGTGGCGCGCATGAGATGGGAGAAGTCCGACGCCGAGATCGACCTAATCCGCGAATCCGCGCGCTGGGCCAACCTGGCCCACCGCTACCTCGCGGACGACACCGAGGTCGGAGCGCACCCGGTCACCGTGAGCCAGCGCGCGTCGACGGACGGTTCCCGGGCGATGCTCGACGCGCTCGGTGACGAGTACGTCCCCAGAACGCGCGGGACCGGGCCCGTCCACGCGGGCTACATCACCGGTCCCCAGACCCGCCTGCCGCACGGCCACACCGCCAATCGCCGGCTGGAGGCGGGCGACGTGCTCGTCACCGGCGCGTCCGCGACCGTCGACGGCTACCACTCGGAACTCGAGCGAACCATGTTCCTCGGCGAGCCGACCGACGAGCAGGTCCACTACTTCGAGCTGATGGTGGCGGCCCAGGACGTCGCGATCGACGCGCTGGGCCCCGGGGTGCCCATCGCCGACGTCGACGAGGCGGTGCAGGCCTACGCCGAGGAGCAGGGGATCGACGACCTGCTCCAGCACCACGTCGGCCACAACATCGGCCTCGACGGGCACGAACCACCCTACATCGACCGCGGCTGGGGCGAGCACTGCGAGGCCGGGTACACCAGCTACGACGCCGCGGACGCCGTGATGGAACCCGGCACCGTCTGGACGATCGAACCCGGCCTCTACACGGACGAGTACGGCTACCGCCACTCCGATACGATCGCCGTCACCGAGGACGGGATCGAGTGGCTCACCTACTTCCCGCGGGATCTCGAGTCGAACACCGTTCCGGTGCGGTAG
- a CDS encoding HAD family hydrolase, with protein sequence MAVSFDCFGTLVTVDRPETPADAVSEELAARDVSIPSDWAAAYAERHVDAPETAEVPLPAHVGAALASRGVSWSDNAVRRAVIAAFDPEVETRAGAVEAIEAARRRGPVAICSNCAVPELVAKTLLRAEFDRSAFDAIVTSASCGWRKPAPEIFGATADALDVDPAALVHVGDDPTTDGGVEAVGGTPILLSETPLSHLPDRLAEVAV encoded by the coding sequence ATGGCGGTATCGTTCGACTGCTTCGGGACCCTGGTCACCGTCGACCGGCCGGAGACGCCGGCCGACGCGGTCTCGGAGGAACTCGCAGCACGGGACGTCTCGATCCCGTCGGACTGGGCGGCGGCCTACGCCGAGCGCCACGTCGACGCGCCCGAAACCGCCGAGGTTCCGCTCCCGGCCCACGTCGGTGCCGCGCTGGCGAGCCGTGGCGTCTCCTGGTCGGACAACGCGGTGCGGCGGGCCGTGATCGCGGCGTTCGATCCCGAGGTCGAGACGCGAGCGGGCGCCGTCGAGGCGATCGAGGCGGCGCGCCGGCGGGGACCGGTCGCGATCTGTTCGAACTGCGCCGTGCCGGAGCTGGTCGCGAAGACGCTGCTCCGGGCCGAGTTCGATCGGTCGGCGTTCGACGCGATCGTCACCAGCGCGAGCTGTGGCTGGCGGAAACCCGCCCCGGAGATCTTCGGAGCCACCGCAGACGCGCTCGACGTCGACCCGGCCGCGCTCGTCCACGTCGGCGACGACCCGACGACGGACGGCGGTGTCGAGGCCGTCGGCGGCACGCCCATCCTTCTCTCGGAGACGCCGCTCTCACACCTTCCGGATCGACTCGCGGAGGTGGCCGTGTGA
- the cbiB gene encoding adenosylcobinamide-phosphate synthase CbiB, which yields MTATTLAIVGVAVGLDRLIGEPPTRVHPVAWLGRLVAHLDRDWPLGPTGHRRVGLAVALCVPVAAAGVVGGLVALAASLHPVAAAALAAFALFLTTSLRALLDLTETVVDRSETAPDAARESVRGLVGRDPSDLTPGDLRSAAIESATENLADGFVAAFVPFVLLTPHSLPVAAAVATWIKAVNTLDSMLGYPSKPIGTASARLDDLVMWLPARVSAGAIALAAGDPASLGRARRWARATPSPNAGWPMAVGAAVLDVRLEKPGVYTLHPSGETPTRAAGERAVALVGRAAAIVIATTLVVSIGLDVGLEAVAAGGST from the coding sequence ATGACGGCGACGACACTCGCTATCGTCGGGGTCGCCGTCGGGCTCGACCGGCTGATCGGCGAACCGCCGACGCGCGTCCACCCGGTCGCCTGGCTCGGCCGGCTCGTCGCCCACCTCGATCGGGACTGGCCGCTCGGTCCGACCGGACACCGACGGGTCGGTCTCGCCGTTGCGCTCTGCGTGCCGGTCGCCGCAGCGGGTGTCGTCGGCGGACTCGTCGCCCTCGCGGCCTCGCTTCACCCGGTCGCCGCCGCCGCGCTCGCCGCGTTCGCCCTCTTTCTGACGACGAGCCTGCGCGCGTTGCTCGACCTGACGGAAACCGTCGTCGACCGGAGCGAGACGGCGCCCGACGCGGCCCGCGAGTCGGTCCGCGGCCTCGTCGGGCGGGACCCGAGCGACCTGACGCCCGGGGACCTTCGCAGCGCCGCGATCGAGAGCGCCACGGAGAACCTCGCGGACGGCTTCGTCGCCGCCTTCGTCCCGTTCGTCCTGCTCACCCCGCACTCGCTTCCGGTCGCGGCGGCGGTCGCGACGTGGATCAAGGCCGTCAACACGCTCGACTCGATGCTCGGCTACCCGTCGAAACCGATCGGCACGGCGAGCGCCCGGCTCGACGACCTCGTGATGTGGCTCCCCGCACGAGTGAGTGCCGGCGCGATCGCGCTCGCCGCGGGCGACCCCGCCTCGCTCGGCCGGGCCCGGCGGTGGGCCCGCGCGACGCCGTCGCCCAACGCCGGCTGGCCGATGGCGGTCGGCGCGGCCGTCCTCGACGTTCGCCTCGAGAAGCCCGGCGTCTACACGCTGCACCCGTCGGGCGAGACGCCGACCCGCGCGGCGGGCGAGCGGGCCGTCGCACTCGTCGGGCGCGCGGCGGCGATCGTGATCGCGACGACGCTCGTCGTCTCGATCGGCCTCGACGTCGGGCTGGAGGCCGTCGCCGCGGGGGGATCAACGTGA
- the cobS gene encoding adenosylcobinamide-GDP ribazoletransferase, with amino-acid sequence MAVIVDFLRALRGGVAFLTRLPTGTASDDDWRALTKTPAAFPVVGVGLGLLAALPLLASEILPAPTVAFGYLVGVYLLTGVHHLDGAADLGDAVVVHGDRERRRAVLKDTTTGVGGLLAVALVVAGLGLGALALAGLPVAVAFTVAVAAEVGAKLGMAAMAALATASHEGFGSRFTEPASPRSVVAPLGLSIVAVLSVAVLATAAAPPWADSRSRLVLVALATLAGALVGAAAPWRWARRSLGGVSGDVFGASNELSRVAGVHAGVIAWTLS; translated from the coding sequence ATCGCCGTGATCGTCGACTTCCTGCGGGCGCTTCGCGGCGGCGTCGCCTTCCTCACGCGCCTGCCGACGGGGACCGCCTCCGACGACGACTGGCGGGCGTTGACGAAAACGCCGGCCGCGTTCCCGGTCGTCGGGGTCGGCCTCGGGTTGCTCGCCGCCCTCCCGCTGCTCGCGAGCGAGATCCTGCCGGCGCCCACCGTCGCGTTCGGCTACCTCGTCGGGGTCTACCTCCTGACCGGCGTCCACCACCTCGACGGCGCGGCGGACCTGGGCGACGCGGTCGTCGTCCACGGCGATCGGGAACGTCGACGAGCGGTGCTGAAAGACACGACGACCGGCGTCGGGGGCCTCCTGGCCGTCGCGCTCGTCGTGGCGGGGCTCGGACTCGGCGCGCTGGCCCTCGCCGGCCTGCCCGTCGCCGTCGCGTTCACCGTCGCGGTCGCCGCGGAGGTCGGCGCGAAACTCGGGATGGCGGCGATGGCGGCCCTCGCCACGGCGAGTCACGAGGGGTTCGGCTCCCGGTTTACCGAACCCGCCTCGCCGCGGTCGGTCGTCGCCCCGCTGGGACTATCGATCGTCGCCGTCCTCTCCGTCGCGGTCCTCGCGACCGCCGCCGCGCCGCCGTGGGCCGATAGCCGGTCGCGACTGGTGCTCGTGGCGCTCGCCACGCTCGCCGGCGCGCTCGTCGGGGCGGCCGCTCCCTGGCGCTGGGCGCGTCGATCCCTCGGCGGGGTCAGCGGCGACGTCTTCGGCGCGTCGAACGAACTGAGCCGTGTCGCGGGCGTGCACGCGGGGGTGATCGCGTGGACGCTCTCCTGA
- a CDS encoding NTP transferase domain-containing protein, translating to MDALLMCGGEGSRLDAETEKPLYPIAGEPMVDRVRRALAESSLDRIYAVVSPNAPETRRHLRAADCRTIRTSGEGYVADLATALVDDRIAPPVVSVAADLPLLSAGIVDEICREYREQTDTATDDGRGAPLATDSPNCPAAPSMTVCVPRSLKRRLGVSVDESPVGADDLVPTGLNVVGADPAHAPDGIESDGSAAATEPRVHVATDRGLAINVNRVDDARIAQHFIANQ from the coding sequence GTGGACGCTCTCCTGATGTGCGGCGGCGAGGGGAGTCGCCTCGACGCCGAGACCGAGAAGCCGCTGTACCCGATCGCCGGCGAACCGATGGTCGATCGGGTCCGGCGAGCGCTCGCGGAGAGCTCCCTCGATCGAATCTACGCGGTCGTCTCGCCGAACGCTCCCGAGACCCGTCGCCACCTGCGGGCGGCGGACTGTCGGACGATTCGGACGTCCGGCGAGGGGTACGTCGCCGACCTCGCGACCGCGCTCGTCGACGACCGCATCGCGCCGCCGGTGGTGTCCGTCGCGGCCGACCTCCCGCTGCTCTCGGCGGGAATTGTCGACGAGATCTGCCGCGAGTATCGAGAACAGACCGACACGGCAACCGACGATGGACGCGGCGCCCCCCTGGCGACCGACTCACCGAATTGCCCGGCAGCGCCGTCGATGACGGTCTGCGTTCCGCGCTCGCTGAAGCGACGCCTCGGCGTCAGCGTCGACGAATCGCCGGTCGGCGCCGACGACCTCGTCCCGACGGGGCTCAACGTCGTCGGCGCCGATCCCGCTCACGCTCCGGACGGGATCGAATCGGACGGCTCGGCCGCGGCGACGGAGCCGCGGGTGCACGTAGCCACCGATCGCGGTCTGGCGATCAACGTCAACCGCGTCGACGATGCCCGAATTGCCCAGCACTTCATTGCTAACCAATGA
- the cobT gene encoding nicotinate mononucleotide-dependent phosphoribosyltransferase CobT codes for MRLILAAGTTETARVDGISAAGATPSLAMYTPAADAEILVYGEPVASPVTPVSPSGAVTPAAVTRAVRDVRDFPVTIVDAGLAVDTAAPTVDLGVDPGADLRSEGAVPDAAEIFDRARRYGAAIPDDELVIGETIPGGTTTALGALRALGEPFGVSSSLASNPLERKRAVVRKGLSASGLEPGDCEGAPLAAIEAVGDPVQAVVAGIAAGGLASGTDVTLAGGTQQLAIAALLRRAGVDGALTIATTSFVADDRGDELSNAANRFDCDLVVADPGFDAGEHVAMARYCAGEVKEGVAMGAALSLVNERDLPAVRERFVGLCDRLGVDESAGEELAPPESPSEVS; via the coding sequence GTGCGCCTGATCCTCGCCGCGGGAACGACCGAGACGGCCCGCGTCGACGGCATCAGCGCGGCCGGCGCGACCCCGTCGCTCGCAATGTACACCCCCGCGGCCGACGCCGAGATTCTGGTCTACGGCGAACCGGTCGCGTCGCCGGTGACGCCGGTCTCGCCGTCGGGGGCCGTGACGCCGGCCGCCGTGACGCGCGCGGTCCGCGACGTCCGCGACTTCCCCGTGACGATCGTCGACGCGGGCCTCGCCGTCGACACCGCCGCACCGACCGTCGACCTCGGCGTCGACCCCGGCGCGGATCTCAGGAGCGAGGGGGCCGTTCCCGACGCGGCGGAGATCTTCGATCGCGCACGTCGGTACGGTGCCGCGATTCCGGACGACGAGCTCGTGATCGGCGAGACGATCCCCGGGGGGACGACCACGGCCCTGGGCGCGCTGCGGGCGCTCGGCGAACCGTTCGGCGTCTCCTCATCGCTCGCGTCGAATCCGCTGGAACGAAAGCGAGCCGTCGTCCGAAAGGGCCTCTCCGCGAGCGGACTCGAGCCGGGCGACTGCGAGGGTGCGCCGCTGGCCGCGATCGAGGCGGTGGGCGATCCCGTCCAGGCGGTCGTCGCCGGCATCGCGGCCGGCGGCCTGGCGTCCGGCACCGACGTCACGCTCGCGGGCGGCACGCAACAGCTCGCGATCGCCGCCCTGTTGCGCCGCGCCGGCGTCGACGGCGCGCTGACGATCGCGACGACCTCCTTCGTCGCGGATGACCGCGGGGACGAGCTCTCGAACGCGGCGAACCGGTTCGACTGCGATCTCGTGGTCGCGGATCCCGGCTTCGACGCGGGAGAGCACGTCGCGATGGCGCGGTACTGCGCGGGCGAGGTCAAGGAGGGCGTCGCGATGGGCGCCGCCCTGTCGCTCGTCAACGAGCGCGACCTCCCGGCCGTCCGCGAGCGATTCGTGGGCCTCTGCGATCGACTCGGGGTCGACGAATCGGCGGGCGAAGAACTCGCGCCGCCGGAATCGCCCTCGGAGGTGTCCTGA
- the cobD gene encoding threonine-phosphate decarboxylase CobD: protein MDPASVRETDRVPHGGTSDPSVLDCSANVNPETPDGVDGVYREALEEARRYPDDSYADFRAAAASYVGCDPGDVIPTAGGLAAIRLALEVSVQPGDEVLVPAPSFGEYAREVRLQGASPRFVPHDELTAADPGDAALAVACTPNNPTGETIEPAELADFARRCEAAGTALLVDEAFLGFTGVESMAERDRANVVVARSLTKLFGLPGLRAGFAVASGDLGDALERARPTWSLGTPAARVGAHCMRDEAFVAETRDRVRRERRRLRNGLERAGFAVFQSDAPFLLVEPLDRDASTVLEDASEAGIALRDARTFRGLDDHVRIAVRDRETTDRVLEGLADA from the coding sequence GTGGACCCCGCGAGCGTCCGCGAGACCGACCGCGTTCCCCACGGCGGGACGTCCGATCCGAGCGTCCTCGACTGTAGCGCGAACGTCAATCCCGAAACGCCGGATGGTGTGGACGGCGTCTACCGCGAGGCGCTCGAGGAGGCCCGCCGCTACCCGGACGATTCCTACGCGGACTTTCGCGCCGCGGCGGCGAGTTACGTCGGCTGCGATCCCGGCGACGTGATCCCGACGGCGGGCGGCCTCGCGGCGATTCGACTCGCCCTCGAGGTGTCGGTCCAGCCGGGCGACGAGGTTCTGGTCCCGGCGCCGAGTTTCGGCGAGTACGCCCGCGAAGTCCGCCTCCAGGGCGCTTCGCCCCGATTCGTCCCGCACGACGAACTGACGGCGGCCGATCCGGGCGACGCGGCGCTGGCGGTGGCCTGCACGCCGAACAACCCGACCGGCGAGACGATCGAGCCGGCCGAACTCGCCGACTTCGCCCGCCGCTGCGAGGCGGCGGGAACCGCGCTCCTCGTGGACGAGGCCTTCCTCGGGTTCACCGGCGTCGAATCGATGGCGGAACGCGACCGGGCGAACGTGGTGGTCGCCCGATCGCTCACGAAGTTGTTCGGACTGCCCGGCCTGCGAGCGGGCTTCGCAGTCGCATCGGGGGACCTCGGCGATGCGCTCGAACGGGCGCGTCCGACGTGGAGTCTGGGAACGCCGGCCGCGCGCGTCGGCGCCCACTGTATGCGCGACGAGGCGTTCGTCGCGGAGACCCGAGATCGAGTTCGTCGGGAGCGTCGTCGACTTCGGAACGGTCTCGAAAGGGCCGGGTTCGCCGTGTTCCAGTCGGACGCGCCGTTCCTCCTGGTCGAGCCCCTCGATCGCGACGCGTCGACCGTCCTCGAGGACGCGAGCGAGGCTGGCATCGCACTGCGCGACGCCCGGACGTTCCGCGGGCTGGACGATCACGTCCGGATCGCCGTCCGCGACCGCGAGACGACCGATCGCGTGCTGGAGGGCCTGGCCGATGCGTGA
- a CDS encoding adenosylcobinamide amidohydrolase, with product MREPSASAAEGSTRIAEARRSDGVLRAARSGTEWLHTGWNGGRVDADVAYNVTVPDGWDPDDLAAYVEDRLANAGFEAPGPTLLTGVSMRHARGASCGPVTVVATAGFSNPAALPATPSGGDLPDAGDHTDPEPGTVNLIVVTDRALADGALANLVAVAAEAKAATLLDATGFPGTTTDAITVGHDPNGPETAFSGSATAVGAATRAAVRGALRATLRSRYAEESPPDSVAEARHGVSTDARATVFAVDPDDA from the coding sequence ATGCGTGAGCCGTCGGCGTCGGCGGCCGAGGGTTCGACCCGAATCGCGGAGGCGAGGCGGTCCGACGGCGTGCTTCGAGCGGCGCGTTCGGGAACCGAGTGGCTCCACACCGGCTGGAACGGCGGTCGCGTCGACGCCGACGTCGCGTACAACGTAACCGTCCCGGATGGGTGGGACCCGGACGACCTGGCGGCGTACGTCGAGGACCGTCTCGCGAACGCTGGGTTCGAGGCGCCCGGCCCGACCCTCCTGACCGGCGTGTCGATGCGTCACGCTCGCGGCGCGTCCTGCGGCCCCGTGACGGTCGTCGCGACGGCCGGCTTCTCCAACCCGGCCGCGTTACCGGCGACGCCGTCGGGTGGAGACCTCCCCGATGCCGGCGACCACACGGACCCGGAGCCGGGCACCGTCAACCTGATCGTCGTCACCGATCGCGCGCTGGCCGACGGCGCGCTGGCCAACCTGGTCGCCGTCGCCGCCGAAGCCAAGGCCGCGACGCTGCTCGACGCGACGGGTTTTCCGGGAACGACGACCGACGCGATCACCGTCGGCCACGACCCGAACGGTCCGGAGACCGCGTTCTCCGGCAGCGCGACGGCCGTCGGGGCGGCGACGCGCGCGGCCGTTCGCGGCGCCCTCCGCGCGACGCTACGATCTCGGTACGCGGAGGAGTCGCCGCCGGACTCCGTCGCGGAGGCCAGACACGGCGTCTCGACCGACGCGCGAGCGACCGTCTTCGCCGTCGACCCTGACGACGCGTGA
- a CDS encoding GNAT family N-acetyltransferase, whose protein sequence is MPGSVFLSDDRVSLHPIETDDEAFCRALLNEPRVRTSIGSTDPITAHDEREWIESQGERDGWHFLVCERPDAGTDGADDADAVRLGTIGVTPTNDVWGTAEIGYSIHPDHWNEGHATAAVELVCRYAFDERRLAKLFAKTYATNPASGRVLEKNGFEREGTLREEAFVAGERVDVVRYGLLAGAWREQGGQSD, encoded by the coding sequence ATGCCAGGTTCGGTCTTTCTCTCGGACGATCGGGTGTCGCTGCACCCGATCGAAACCGACGACGAGGCCTTCTGTCGAGCGCTGTTGAACGAGCCGCGTGTCAGGACGTCGATCGGCAGCACGGATCCGATCACGGCCCACGACGAGCGGGAGTGGATCGAATCACAGGGCGAACGCGACGGCTGGCACTTCCTCGTCTGCGAGCGCCCCGACGCCGGGACGGACGGGGCCGATGACGCGGACGCCGTGCGACTCGGGACGATCGGCGTGACGCCGACGAACGACGTCTGGGGGACGGCCGAGATCGGCTACTCCATCCACCCCGACCACTGGAACGAGGGCCACGCCACCGCCGCCGTGGAGCTGGTCTGTCGGTACGCGTTCGACGAGCGACGGCTGGCGAAGCTGTTCGCGAAGACCTACGCGACGAATCCGGCGTCGGGTCGCGTCCTCGAGAAGAACGGGTTCGAACGGGAGGGCACACTGCGCGAGGAGGCGTTCGTCGCGGGCGAGCGCGTGGACGTCGTCCGGTACGGGCTGCTGGCGGGGGCGTGGCGCGAACAAGGCGGCCAGAGCGATTGA
- a CDS encoding phytoene desaturase family protein produces MQTLDGSSIVVVGGGVGGLSAACHLADAGADVTVVEQNDQLGGRASVLEAEGFRFDMGPSWYLMPDVFERFFGHFDREPGDYYDLTHLDPHYRVFYKDGDRIDVTGDLERTKGQFESYEPGAGEAFERYLEQARRNYEVGMEHFVYEDRPRLRDWLDLDVARNARGLTLLGSMQGHVEEYFDHPKLQQLVQYSLVFLGGSPQNTPALYNLMSHVDFNLGVWYPEGGLGRVMDAFVELGRELGVTYETGRPVTAIEGEAATGGDAAAEGASGGFRVRTESGSIGADLVVSNADYAHTETELLAPDRRSYDEDYWESRTYAPSAFLLYLGVEGDLDELAHHTLILPTDWDPHFERIFDDPAWPADPAYYVCSPSRTDDTVAPAGHSACFVLVPIAPGLADDDSARDAFRESILADIAENAGADLRDRIVFERSFCVSDFADRYNSYDGTALGLAHTLRQTAIFRPSQRSDAVDGLYYTGSYTSPGIGVPMCLISGEHVAEKVLADYGRDRPSTSGAERRSTRAPRPESSAEPDGGR; encoded by the coding sequence ATGCAGACGCTCGACGGGTCGTCGATCGTCGTCGTGGGCGGCGGCGTCGGCGGCCTCTCGGCGGCGTGTCACCTGGCGGACGCCGGCGCAGACGTCACCGTCGTGGAGCAGAACGACCAGCTCGGCGGACGGGCGAGCGTCCTCGAGGCCGAGGGGTTTCGATTCGACATGGGCCCGTCGTGGTACCTGATGCCCGACGTCTTCGAGCGCTTCTTCGGGCACTTCGACCGGGAGCCGGGCGACTACTACGACCTGACCCACCTCGATCCCCACTACCGCGTGTTCTACAAGGACGGGGACCGGATCGACGTGACCGGCGACCTGGAGCGGACGAAAGGGCAGTTCGAATCCTACGAGCCGGGCGCCGGCGAGGCGTTCGAGCGCTACCTCGAACAGGCGCGACGGAACTACGAGGTCGGCATGGAACACTTCGTCTACGAGGATCGACCGCGACTGCGCGACTGGCTCGACCTCGACGTCGCGCGTAACGCCCGCGGGCTGACCCTGCTCGGGTCGATGCAGGGACACGTCGAGGAGTACTTCGACCACCCGAAACTCCAGCAGCTCGTCCAGTACTCGCTGGTCTTTCTCGGCGGCTCGCCGCAGAACACGCCCGCGCTGTACAACCTGATGAGCCACGTCGACTTCAACCTCGGCGTCTGGTATCCCGAGGGTGGGCTCGGCCGGGTGATGGACGCGTTCGTCGAGCTCGGACGGGAACTCGGCGTCACCTACGAGACCGGACGGCCGGTGACCGCCATCGAGGGCGAGGCGGCCACCGGAGGGGACGCGGCGGCCGAGGGGGCGTCGGGCGGGTTTCGCGTCCGGACGGAGTCGGGGTCGATCGGAGCGGACCTGGTCGTCTCGAACGCCGACTACGCCCACACCGAGACCGAGTTGCTCGCACCCGATCGGCGAAGCTACGACGAAGACTACTGGGAGTCGCGGACCTACGCCCCCTCCGCGTTCTTGCTGTATCTCGGCGTCGAGGGCGACCTCGACGAGCTGGCCCATCACACGCTGATCCTGCCGACCGACTGGGACCCACACTTCGAGCGGATCTTCGACGACCCCGCCTGGCCAGCGGATCCCGCCTACTACGTCTGCTCGCCCTCCCGGACCGACGACACCGTCGCGCCGGCCGGCCACAGCGCGTGTTTCGTCCTCGTCCCGATCGCACCCGGACTCGCGGACGACGATTCGGCGAGAGACGCGTTCCGCGAGTCGATCCTCGCGGATATCGCCGAGAACGCCGGCGCGGACCTGCGCGATCGGATCGTCTTCGAGCGCTCGTTCTGCGTCAGCGACTTCGCCGACCGGTACAACAGCTACGACGGAACCGCGCTCGGGCTGGCTCACACGCTGCGCCAGACGGCGATCTTCCGGCCGAGCCAGCGCTCGGACGCCGTCGACGGGCTCTACTACACGGGGTCGTACACCTCGCCCGGGATCGGCGTGCCGATGTGTCTCATCAGCGGCGAGCACGTCGCCGAGAAGGTGCTGGCCGATTACGGTCGAGACCGACCGTCGACGAGCGGGGCCGAGCGTCGGTCGACGCGAGCCCCGCGTCCGGAATCGAGCGCCGAGCCCGACGGCGGGCGGTGA